CAGCCGGCTCAGTTGTCCTCGGCGCAGGGCCTGGCTGGCCGTAACCGCTCCTCGGCCCGGGCTCGCCCCGGCTCTGACGGCCCCGGCTTCGCAGGCAGCTCACACCGCTCCAGGGAGTTGTGTGGTCGCCTGTGGGCACCAAGTGCGCAGTCGTCCCCTTCCTCCTGGGCCAAAAAGGACAGAAGTGAGCTGTGGGGGACAACGGCGAGTGACAAAGACACGATCACTCCCTACCCCAGGGATGCTTGCCTGCCCAGCAGAGGGAGGTACAGTGCAGACAGATCACAGCGTAACTGCAGAGATTTGCTTTGGTCTGAGGACAGGCCAATTTAAATGTTCCTTGGAAACTAGGAAAGACTACACTCCTAAGTTGCTGGGGCTCGTAGGGTAGGACAGGGCCTGGAATGGGGGCACGGGGCCAGTCCCATAAGTAAGGGTCCCGGAGTTCTGCATGTGTAGGCTGCATGCTTCTTGGGGTGAGCCATTTCCCTGCTTGGGGAGCAAGGAAGTATATTGAAAAGGGAGCCGGACCAGGCTTTTCCTACTTCCCACTTACAAACTACCAGCAAGCCAGGCCCCTTCCCTTTTAGGTCCTATACCTACCCCTCATCCTCTCAGATATCCAAAGCttcagggacacacacacacacacacacacacacacacacaccccttcactCCTCTTCTACCAGAATTCTGCCTTTTCAATGTTCTCATTATCCAAAGCttcagggacacacacacacacacacacacacacacacacacacacacacacacacacacacacacacacaccttcactCCTCTTCTACCAGAATTCTGCCTTTTCAATGTTCTCATTGGTCCTTCGAGCAAAGGCAGATCAAAGAACACAAGTATGAGTGAGAAAGTCAGGTTGGCAGGGTAGAATGTGCTGGATTCAGAAACAGGAATCTTAGATTCATATCTTAGCTCTTCCAGTAATTCACTCGGGTAGCCTTAGGTAAGGCTCTTTGTGTCTCTGACCCTCCATTTCTAGATCTAAAAAATGGGGATAGTACCTGCCCACGGGGCTCTTGGAGAGACTGAGACGGTGGGGAAGTGCTCTGTCAGATGTTGAGCACCCTGTGAGGGCTTACAGGGCATTTCGAGTCAATGCACCGTCccctgccttttaaaaagaaggaaacaatggaGGTTGGAGTCCTGGGCCCCACTGCAGATCCCTTCAGCCCGTGCTGACTGTCCTACATCCTCGTAGGCTCCGTATCCAGAACACACTCCCGAGGCTTCCCCTTCACTCCCCTGACACTCTGACCTTCAAGAGGAGGTGGCTGGGGATTTATCTAGCCTGTAATGAGCCTACTGGACAGCCCTGCCCTCGGAGGATACGATGACTTAGGTGTCTGGGGCAAAAGAGAGTGACACGTGGGCACAAAGTAAGTCAAGGAGGCCCAGGATAAGCCCTCGCTCTGCTCGTTCCCCACATGCCAGCAGCCGGCCGAGCTCTGCCGCGGGTTCCCTGGCTCTCTCTGTGCGCGGCTTCTTGTGCGGCTGGGTGCCACTCGCTGGGGCTCTGAGGGGACTCCTCTGGCTCCCCTGACACACCCAGAGTGGGGCCAGATCTCTTCTTTTTGTGTGGCCTTCACATACAGAAGAGACTCGCTGGGGAAAGTTTTGGAAACTCATGCTGCTTTCTGCCAAGATACCTTCTTCAACTACTCCATTCTTCTTCAAGGCCAATCCCACCCGATGCTCAGCAGTTCCGAGCAACCCAGCTCTGCCCAGTATTTCCCAGCCCCCTAATCCTGAGTCACAGAGGCCAGAGAAAAGGGAAgtggaaagaggggagggagagagggaaagcagggggCTCACCGCGCCTGCCGAGTGGTTCCAGGCTGCAGTGGTGGCAGCGTCTCCCACCCGATTCCGACGAGTGAGCACCTCGGACACGGTGAGGCTACTCTGGGTCCTTCTGGAGGCGAGTTCGGGGGCGTCCCCTGAATTTCCTGCCCTTTGAGCGCCCTGCTCACAAAGGTACGACCTGGGCTGGCCGAGGTCGGAGCAGTCTGTGGAGGCCCTCTGGGGGTAGGCATTGGGAGCTTCCACGTTTCTACCTATTCGAGCTAGGGGGTCTTCTAAAGAGTTCAAGTCTCGCCTGCTCTTCCAGGCGTTGCGCACAGTAACGTGTCTGGCATCCGAAGAGCCCACTTCTGAAGGGGCACTATGGCTTTTCCACCTGATTGTCTCCGCTGCGGGTGTATGGCTGTTTCTCTCCACAGGATCTGACGGCTTGATTATAATGCTGCTCCGAGAGACCACGGTTTCTGGCCTGTTCTTCAGGGGCCCGTCTCCCGTCCTTTCAGCTTCTGTGAACTGCAGGGCAATGTCATGTTTGTGAATGGAGAGCTCAAAGGGAGAGCTGACGTGGTTGCTAACCGACGTGAGCTCTGCTGGCCCAACCTGGATGTTGCTGGTGGACGTGTGCCTCTCCCGCGGGGCCTCGCCTGGCGTGGATCTCGGGCTGCTGCTGTCCGAGGGGTAGATAGTTATGCTGCTTGTCACCTTGTTTGGCCCTGGTTTGGAGGTGGATTTCTGCTTCTCCGTGGTGGATTCGGTTCCAGATCCTCCCAtgattttcttcacatccttatcAATGATGACAGGTTTGATGATGGCTCTAGAGCGCAAGGCCTCTCTGGGGCTGAAGGGCCGTTGGCTCTTCACCCCAGTGCCATTGGCATCTGGGAACTCCACGGCATTGGTGGAGGCTCTGACAGCTTTCACAGATTCATTTTCTGTCCCAACATCTTTATCATTCTCAAAGAGAGAGGTTCTAAGCCCTCCTCGGGATTTGGCTTTTTCCCTAGAGTTGGGCTGGTGTTTGGGCTCTGGCTCCGGAGTGATGGTTGTGTTTACCAACTTGGCAGTGACAAGAGAGGTCACGTCCACATCGTCATCTGAGTCTGGCTTCTCTCTGCCACTGGACTTGATGACTTGGCACCTCAGGGCCTCGTGCTGACTACTGTCTTCCATCACAACAGCTACGGGTTGATCAATGCCTTCTTTATTTGGGGTTGAAAAGCCATGAAGGATGTTCTCTTGGCTTCTGGAGCTATAAGAATACTTTGATAAAAGTGGAGGCTTGGAATTGGGGGAACTGGTATTAACCTCTGGGCCACTGGCCGCCTTTTTGCCCTTGCAGAGCCCTTCTGAGGAAGATCTTCGAGATGAGGCCAGGGATCCAATCCCCTTAGGACTGCCACAGTCTGCAGCCTGATTTAACGGACTTCCATTGCCGGGTACCTGCCCCCTCTTGCCAAAGAGGGCCTCAGTAGAGGAGTCCAAAGCCTTGTCAGCTCTACCCAGTATGTCATTGGGAACAGATCCATGGGTGGTATTGTCACTGAATGTTCGTGTTGTCTTCTCCACTCTTCCCTTCAACCCACTCTCAGCACCTGGCTTGGGAGTAGTACCCTTCCACGCTTTACTGTGCTCCTGAGCAGCGGGCGGGTAACGGCTAAGCACTGGCGGCTGCTCCCTGGATTTCTTCCCTTCGTTTTGAGAAGAGCCCGGTGCGTATCGATCTTCAGTTCTCCTTGTCTCCTGAGTCCCACTGTCTGCAGCTGCCCCTACGTTGGAAGCTTTGGCTCCCCTCCTGTTGGTGAAACTGGGAGAGGAGACCTGCCTGTTGCCCAGGGAATAGTTTTCATTGTTGAGAGCAAACTCCCTGTTTCGATGCCTCTCCCGCTTATGCTGAGGGGACTGTTCCCGGGGCGTGTGTTTGGACACGGGTGCCTCACTCCCATGCCCTCTCAACTTAGTCCTCTCGTGCCTGCCTTTGCTGGACAGGAAAGCCTCGTCCCCTTCCACCTCCCCATTCTCTaactctttctgtttcttgatttgtagCTTTATCTCCTCCAGCTGGCTGGCTAAGAGTTTGTTCTTATTTTGCTCACTTAGGTAATTATCCTGAAGATCATTATTTTTGGCCCTCATTTTCTTAAGTTCTTCttccaaaaattcaaaatgtttgaTTTGTGTCTTAAGTTTCTCAATCTCTTGGTTAAGGTCTTTAACTTTGTTGTCTTCCTGATTTcggttcttttcattttctgatttgtttcttgtttcgTTCTCTACCTGCTTTAGATAGTCCAGAGTGCCCTTCCTTCTTGATTCTTTGCACGGCAGTGTGGAGGAGATCCCGTCCTCAATCCGTAGGTCATTCCTTTCCAGAAGATTAGAAGCATTCCTTGTATAATCTCggttcatttttttgttctgCTCCAGTTTCTGAGTGAGCTCTTTTatcagtttctcattttctttctccttttcattcaagtattttctctcaCTTACAAAGCTCAGAGTTAATGATTTCAGCTTTTCTAACTCTGACACTAAACTCTGCTCAGTTTTATCCAGGCGGTCCTCGGAAGATTCCAGTTCTTTCACTTTGACCCTGAGCATTTCCAGCTCAGAGGAGATCTTCTTTGTCAGGTTTCTCTCCTCATTCAGACTCAGACAGAGTTGGGTACAGTCATTCTTACTCCTGCCGAAggcctcctccagcttctccagTTCAGCCATTCGTTTCTGAAGCCGCTCAATCTCAGATTTCAGCTCCCGGGTgaggttttcttcctcttcaagcTTCTCCTTCATCAGCTGACACAGGTCCTCTGCtctcttaatttcctcatctttgcCTTCGATTCTCAGCACTCGCTGGCGCAGCACTTCAATCTCTGCCAGCATGCTGGAGTTGCTGCCTTCTGCCTGAATCACCTTGTCCTGGAGATCCAGAAGCTCATCCTCTGCTTTCTGGAGGTTTTTTGTGGCTTCCTCCAACTCATCGAGGCGGCGGCTTAGACTCTGTAACTTAAACCGCAGGTGGCGGCTAGAGGCGGTCTCCTTGTAGCTTGTAAATTCAGCCATGTCTACTGCCAGCCAGTGTGGGCTCCTACAGGCATCCAGTTCCACTCGAGGGGATGAGAAATGGTTACCTTTCTCTTGGCATCCACAACCTTCTTTGGCAGCTGGAGACCATTATCAGTCTATagaaggaaagcagaaagcaTGTCAGGCAGCAAATCTAACATCTCTACTTCAGCTCCCAGTTGTTTTAATTCTTGTGCCTAGGACACAGCAGGTGGTCAgatgtgctgaatgaatgaattttaaaaatcctgcagGAAAACACTAGTGTTTCATGACTGATATTGAGGTGATTATCTAGTTTCATCCTAATGAAGAATGCTACCAGTGGCCGCGTGgcaaaaagacacagaggaatgCCTCATTTCTCGTCTTCACCGTGTGCCACCTACATAATCTCAGGAGTGTCCTTATGTTTCTgcaaatcattaaataaaaacagcttCAGTTTTACTGAgttgtaaaatgggtataatgatCCCTACCATATCTCTCCCCATTATTGTTCTGAGATAATGCATAGAAAGCTCTTGGTAACAAAGCAGTAAATAATCATACGATTGTTCAGAACTATGACagcttcagagaaaaaaatagattagtgaaaaagaaaatcacctcaCTGACATTAGGGAGATAACAGGACCTAGGCTCtgtgaagggagaaagaaaaggttatACCCCTAGAGAATTGATCATTTTGGGCATGCCTTCACTTGAGTTCTGAGTTCAAATTTACACTGCCTTGAGTGGTCTGGTATCACCTTGTCCTGAGAATTTAAAGTGGTCTCAGCCTGGTAAAATCCCTGGGAAACCTACCAGAGGTaaacaaaaaaattctggagaGATACACTTTCTACCCAGGTCACACAAGAGTCCCAAAGATAAAGTCCTGCTGAATCTTGggtttacaattttaaattacaaaacacataaggaggggtacctgggtggctcagtcagttaagcatctgccttcggctcaggccatgatcccagggtcctgggatcgagccctccatcagtctccctgctcagtggggagcctgcttcttctccctctccctctgtcccccattcatgctcgctctctctctcacaaataaataaaatctcaaaacatacacataaacacaagGACCACTATTTTACTATGACTGAACAAAGGCTATTTATACAAAGAAGAACCGAAGTTCGTAAGACTGAGCCCATATTAAGCACATTCTAATGTTTAAAGTCATAAAAGAAGGAATCCAAACCCGGAGATAAGAAAAAGATGGTATCAACTAAGATcagaagattttttaattaaccaAAAAGAAtcactagaaatagaaaaatggcaTATTAGATGTAAATGAAGAGATACAGTGGTTGAAAAGAGATATAAGGAGATTACAAAGGGCAGCACAaactgacttgatttcagctcaggtcttgatctcagaccctttcagaacaaaaaaagggaaataaaaacctaagtgtttttttttttgtttttttgtttttttttaaagattttattttttttattcgacagagatagagacagccagcgagagagggaacacaagcagggggagtgggagaggaagaagcaggctcatagcggaagagcctgatgtggggcttgatcccagaacgccgggatcacgccctgagccgaaggcagacgctcaaccgctgtgccacccaggcgccccctaagtgtTTATTATTAACAGATCTTCACTGAAAAAGC
This window of the Ailuropoda melanoleuca isolate Jingjing chromosome 2, ASM200744v2, whole genome shotgun sequence genome carries:
- the LUZP1 gene encoding leucine zipper protein 1 isoform X1 encodes the protein MAEFTSYKETASSRHLRFKLQSLSRRLDELEEATKNLQKAEDELLDLQDKVIQAEGSNSSMLAEIEVLRQRVLRIEGKDEEIKRAEDLCQLMKEKLEEEENLTRELKSEIERLQKRMAELEKLEEAFGRSKNDCTQLCLSLNEERNLTKKISSELEMLRVKVKELESSEDRLDKTEQSLVSELEKLKSLTLSFVSERKYLNEKEKENEKLIKELTQKLEQNKKMNRDYTRNASNLLERNDLRIEDGISSTLPCKESRRKGTLDYLKQVENETRNKSENEKNRNQEDNKVKDLNQEIEKLKTQIKHFEFLEEELKKMRAKNNDLQDNYLSEQNKNKLLASQLEEIKLQIKKQKELENGEVEGDEAFLSSKGRHERTKLRGHGSEAPVSKHTPREQSPQHKRERHRNREFALNNENYSLGNRQVSSPSFTNRRGAKASNVGAAADSGTQETRRTEDRYAPGSSQNEGKKSREQPPVLSRYPPAAQEHSKAWKGTTPKPGAESGLKGRVEKTTRTFSDNTTHGSVPNDILGRADKALDSSTEALFGKRGQVPGNGSPLNQAADCGSPKGIGSLASSRRSSSEGLCKGKKAASGPEVNTSSPNSKPPLLSKYSYSSRSQENILHGFSTPNKEGIDQPVAVVMEDSSQHEALRCQVIKSSGREKPDSDDDVDVTSLVTAKLVNTTITPEPEPKHQPNSREKAKSRGGLRTSLFENDKDVGTENESVKAVRASTNAVEFPDANGTGVKSQRPFSPREALRSRAIIKPVIIDKDVKKIMGGSGTESTTEKQKSTSKPGPNKVTSSITIYPSDSSSPRSTPGEAPRERHTSTSNIQVGPAELTSVSNHVSSPFELSIHKHDIALQFTEAERTGDGPLKNRPETVVSRSSIIIKPSDPVERNSHTPAAETIRWKSHSAPSEVGSSDARHVTVRNAWKSRRDLNSLEDPLARIGRNVEAPNAYPQRASTDCSDLGQPRSYLCEQGAQRAGNSGDAPELASRRTQSSLTVSEVLTRRNRVGDAATTAAWNHSAGAEEGDDCALGAHRRPHNSLERCELPAKPGPSEPGRARAEERLRPARPCAEDN
- the LUZP1 gene encoding leucine zipper protein 1 isoform X2, which gives rise to MAEFTSYKETASSRHLRFKLQSLSRRLDELEEATKNLQKAEDELLDLQDKVIQAEGSNSSMLAEIEVLRQRVLRIEGKDEEIKRAEDLCQLMKEKLEEEENLTRELKSEIERLQKRMAELEKLEEAFGRSKNDCTQLCLSLNEERNLTKKISSELEMLRVKVKELESSEDRLDKTEQSLVSELEKLKSLTLSFVSERKYLNEKEKENEKLIKELTQKLEQNKKMNRDYTRNASNLLERNDLRIEDGISSTLPCKESRRKGTLDYLKQVENETRNKSENEKNRNQEDNKVKDLNQEIEKLKTQIKHFEFLEEELKKMRAKNNDLQDNYLSEQNKNKLLASQLEEIKLQIKKQKELENGEVEGDEAFLSSKGRHERTKLRGHGSEAPVSKHTPREQSPQHKRERHRNREFALNNENYSLGNRQVSSPSFTNRRGAKASNVGAAADSGTQETRRTEDRYAPGSSQNEGKKSREQPPVLSRYPPAAQEHSKAWKGTTPKPGAESGLKGRVEKTTRTFSDNTTHGSVPNDILGRADKALDSSTEALFGKRGQVPGNGSPLNQAADCGSPKGIGSLASSRRSSSEGLCKGKKAASGPEVNTSSPNSKPPLLSKYSYSSRSQENILHGFSTPNKEGIDQPVAVVMEDSSQHEALRCQVIKSSGREKPDSDDDVDVTSLVTAKLVNTTITPEPEPKHQPNSREKAKSRGGLRTSLFENDKDVGTENESVKAVRASTNAVEFPDANGTGVKSQRPFSPREALRSRAIIKPVIIDKDVKKIMGGSGTESTTEKQKSTSKPGPNKVTSSITIYPSDSSSPRSTPGEAPRERHTSTSNIQVGPAELTSVSNHVSSPFELSIHKHDIALQFTEAERTGDGPLKNRPETVVSRSSIIIKPSDPVERNSHTPAAETIRWKSHSAPSEVGSSDARHVTVRNAWKSRRDLNSLEDPLARIGRNVEAPNAYPQRASTDCSDLGQPRSYLCEQGAQRAGNSGDAPELASRRTQSSLTVSEVLTRRNRVGDAATTAAWNHSAGAEGDDCALGAHRRPHNSLERCELPAKPGPSEPGRARAEERLRPARPCAEDN